The Austwickia sp. genome includes a region encoding these proteins:
- the ric gene encoding iron-sulfur cluster repair di-iron protein — translation MPVDLADRLGDLVTADPRRSRVLQELGLDYCCNGHRTLAQACATAELDAADVAARLDIPDAAPAAWQEYDVAELAQHILDVHHAYLWDEMPSLGDVVELVIRVHGPNHPELAEVGSDYFALITDLTSHLTKEEQILFPAIIALGTPGAAPAFPGSLRGPITQMLREHDVAGELLRRIRATTDDFAVPADACASYTAMLNRLERMETDLHEHIHKENNVLFPRVLDLESGAA, via the coding sequence ATGCCCGTCGACCTCGCCGACCGCCTGGGTGACCTCGTCACCGCCGACCCCCGCCGCAGCCGGGTGCTGCAGGAGCTGGGGCTGGACTACTGCTGCAACGGCCACCGCACGCTCGCCCAGGCCTGTGCCACGGCCGAGCTGGACGCCGCGGACGTGGCAGCGCGCCTCGACATTCCTGACGCGGCGCCGGCGGCGTGGCAGGAGTACGACGTGGCCGAGCTGGCCCAGCACATCCTCGACGTCCACCACGCCTACCTGTGGGACGAGATGCCGAGCCTGGGTGACGTCGTCGAGCTCGTCATCCGGGTGCACGGGCCGAATCACCCCGAGCTGGCCGAGGTGGGCTCGGACTACTTCGCGCTGATCACGGACCTGACCAGCCACCTGACCAAGGAGGAGCAGATCCTGTTCCCGGCCATCATTGCGTTGGGTACGCCGGGCGCCGCGCCCGCCTTCCCGGGCAGCCTGCGCGGCCCGATCACGCAGATGCTGCGCGAACACGACGTGGCCGGCGAGTTGCTGCGTCGGATCCGGGCCACCACCGACGATTTCGCCGTACCGGCCGACGCCTGCGCGTCGTACACGGCGATGCTGAACCGGCTGGAGCGCATGGAGACCGACCTGCACGAGCACATCCACAAGGAGAACAACGTGCTCTTCCCGCGGGTGCTCGACCTGGAGTCCGGCGCGGCCTGA
- a CDS encoding Rrf2 family transcriptional regulator — MRLEVTRRAGLAVRAVAALAPAGRPVKAVDLAAALATTAGFVPQVIGPLVKAGWVRSIPGPTGGYALTDAASAASVLDVVEAVDGPTENGRCVVEGHPCGSAGAPCALHAAWATSRAALLTDLARTPAVPEPSAASHPAADSQPSAASDPAAAPRPPQ, encoded by the coding sequence ATGCGACTTGAGGTTACCCGGCGGGCCGGCCTCGCCGTGCGTGCCGTCGCGGCCCTCGCGCCGGCGGGGCGGCCGGTCAAGGCCGTCGACCTCGCCGCCGCCCTGGCCACCACCGCGGGCTTCGTTCCCCAGGTGATCGGGCCACTGGTCAAGGCCGGATGGGTCCGCTCGATCCCCGGACCGACCGGCGGCTATGCGCTCACCGACGCGGCCTCGGCGGCCAGCGTCCTCGACGTGGTCGAGGCCGTCGACGGACCGACCGAGAACGGCCGGTGCGTCGTCGAGGGCCACCCCTGCGGCAGCGCGGGCGCGCCCTGCGCCCTGCATGCGGCGTGGGCCACGTCCCGCGCGGCCCTCTTGACTGACCTGGCGCGCACGCCCGCCGTACCCGAACCGTCCGCGGCCTCCCACCCGGCCGCAGACTCCCAGCCGTCCGCGGCCTCCGACCCGGCCGCAGCGCCCCGTCCGCCCCAGTGA
- a CDS encoding glycoside hydrolase family 140 protein — translation MPRAPRTTYAFLVPRRRRPAVALAALAALLVPAAGCASPGDQQPSTGASPGGPAASGPGGPGGPADAGGPPGPLTVSGRNLLSSDGRPFVWVGDTAWNITGLDRAGIDTYLDRRSAQGFTVIQAVAAFREPAQAEDAYGNEPFDGDAARPRTTPGSDPADPEQYDYWDHVDHLVAGAHRRGLTVALFPVWSFHLADKTLTAANAHAYGEFLGKRYGGDGVTYVLGGDDPNPRPHIWPELRAGLTAGVAAPIPSTEASGERRAGVRTSTNPALVTYHPAGYKKPSYGYQDTDYAMVQSGHCVKNGWQQLLSEAYREVSKPIIDSEPLYEGHPRCWKLEEGYATTEEVRRQLYWSLFSGGFGVTYGHHSVWQTHGADGARVYAHPRNSWQEALGDPMAEQVRHLAGFLRLRPIDDRVPDDGLVRADLGEQWSRKAGLRDGQGRWAMVYLPTGGTVQIETGKLAGERVRVSWYDPRTGALTARGERATADAAELTPPERQVDAPGDSQDWILILDRL, via the coding sequence ATGCCTCGCGCCCCCCGCACGACGTACGCGTTCCTCGTTCCTCGTCGTCGACGACCCGCGGTGGCGCTGGCGGCGCTCGCGGCCCTTCTCGTCCCTGCGGCCGGCTGCGCCAGCCCGGGTGACCAACAGCCGAGCACCGGCGCCTCCCCGGGCGGGCCGGCCGCGTCCGGCCCCGGCGGCCCCGGCGGCCCCGCGGACGCCGGGGGCCCGCCCGGGCCGTTGACCGTTTCCGGGCGCAATCTGCTGAGCTCGGATGGCCGCCCGTTCGTGTGGGTCGGCGATACCGCCTGGAACATCACCGGGCTCGACCGGGCGGGGATCGACACCTACCTGGATCGCCGGAGCGCTCAGGGGTTCACGGTGATTCAGGCGGTCGCCGCCTTTCGGGAGCCGGCGCAGGCCGAGGATGCCTACGGGAACGAGCCGTTCGACGGTGATGCGGCGCGACCGCGGACGACCCCCGGCAGCGATCCGGCCGACCCCGAGCAGTACGACTACTGGGACCACGTCGACCACCTGGTGGCGGGTGCCCATCGGCGGGGGCTGACGGTGGCCCTGTTCCCCGTGTGGTCGTTCCACCTGGCCGACAAGACGTTGACCGCAGCCAACGCGCACGCCTACGGGGAGTTTCTCGGGAAGCGGTACGGCGGCGACGGCGTCACCTACGTCCTCGGCGGCGACGACCCCAATCCGCGGCCTCACATCTGGCCGGAGCTGCGGGCCGGGCTGACTGCTGGGGTGGCCGCACCGATCCCCTCGACCGAGGCGTCGGGCGAGCGTCGGGCAGGGGTCCGGACCTCGACCAACCCGGCTCTGGTGACCTACCACCCCGCCGGCTACAAGAAGCCAAGCTACGGCTACCAGGACACCGACTACGCCATGGTCCAGAGCGGTCACTGCGTCAAGAACGGCTGGCAGCAGCTCCTCTCGGAGGCCTATCGCGAGGTGTCCAAGCCGATCATCGACAGCGAACCCCTGTACGAGGGGCACCCCCGGTGTTGGAAGCTCGAGGAGGGCTACGCGACGACGGAGGAGGTCCGCAGGCAGCTGTACTGGTCGCTGTTCAGCGGGGGATTCGGGGTGACCTACGGGCATCATTCCGTGTGGCAGACGCACGGCGCCGACGGCGCCCGCGTCTATGCGCACCCGCGAAACTCCTGGCAGGAGGCGCTGGGTGACCCCATGGCCGAGCAGGTTCGGCACCTCGCGGGCTTCCTGCGGCTCCGGCCGATCGACGATCGGGTGCCGGACGACGGGCTGGTCCGCGCCGACCTGGGCGAGCAGTGGTCGCGCAAGGCCGGGCTGCGGGACGGCCAGGGCCGGTGGGCCATGGTCTACCTGCCCACCGGCGGCACCGTGCAGATCGAGACCGGCAAGCTGGCCGGCGAGCGGGTGCGGGTCAGCTGGTACGACCCCCGGACCGGGGCGCTGACCGCCCGGGGAGAGCGGGCCACCGCGGACGCGGCGGAGCTCACCCCTCCGGAGCGGCAGGTGGACGCCCCCGGCGACAGCCAGGACTGGATCCTGATCCTCGATCGGCTCTGA
- a CDS encoding MBL fold metallo-hydrolase, with product MAHGITSGTFTLDGETFDVDNNVWVIGDEKECIVLDAPHSVEEILAVVGDRELRAIVCTHAHDDHVRVAPELRERTGAPIWLHPAEKPLWELTHPGLTWDEDLDDGRVIKVGGVALRALHTPGHAPGALCFYAPDLDVLFSGDTLFQGGPGATGRSFSSKPQILESIRHRLLVLPEHTIVHTGHGDSTTIGAERENIG from the coding sequence ATCGCGCACGGCATCACGTCCGGCACGTTCACCCTGGACGGCGAGACCTTCGACGTCGACAACAACGTGTGGGTGATCGGCGACGAGAAGGAGTGCATCGTCCTCGACGCGCCCCATTCGGTCGAGGAGATCCTCGCCGTCGTCGGCGACCGCGAGCTGCGGGCAATCGTCTGCACCCACGCGCACGACGACCACGTCCGGGTCGCTCCGGAACTGCGGGAGCGCACCGGCGCCCCGATCTGGCTGCATCCCGCCGAGAAGCCGCTGTGGGAGCTGACCCACCCGGGCCTGACCTGGGATGAAGACCTCGACGACGGCCGGGTGATCAAGGTCGGCGGCGTCGCGCTGCGGGCGCTGCACACCCCGGGTCACGCGCCCGGCGCGCTGTGCTTCTACGCGCCGGACCTCGACGTCCTGTTCTCCGGCGACACCCTCTTCCAGGGCGGCCCGGGCGCCACCGGCCGGTCCTTCAGCTCCAAGCCGCAGATCCTGGAGTCGATCCGGCACCGGCTCCTCGTCCTGCCCGAGCACACCATCGTGCACACCGGCCACGGCGACTCCACGACGATCGGCGCGGAGCGGGAGAACATCGGCTGA
- a CDS encoding S-(hydroxymethyl)mycothiol dehydrogenase yields MPSTVKGVIARSKGAPVELVDVIVPDPGPGEAVVRVQACGVCHTDLHYREGGINDEFPFLLGHEAAGVVEAVGEGVTDVAPGDYVILNWRAVCGQCRACKRGEPWYCFATHNATQKMTLTDGTELTPALGIGAFIEKTLVAAGQCTKVDPDAAPAAAGLLGCGVMAGLGAAMNTGNVRRGQSVAVIGCGGVGCAAIAGAKLAGATTIIAVDLDDTKLDWARGMGATDTVNSTAADPVATIQELTDGHGADVVIDAVGRPETWKQAFYARDLAGTVVLVGVPTPDMKVPDIPLIDVFGRGGALKSSWYGDCLPDRDFPMLIDLYRQGRLDLDAFVTETIGLGDVEGAFDKMHRGEVLRSVVTL; encoded by the coding sequence ATGCCCAGCACCGTCAAGGGAGTGATCGCCCGCAGCAAGGGCGCGCCCGTCGAGCTCGTCGACGTGATCGTCCCCGACCCCGGCCCCGGCGAGGCGGTCGTCCGCGTCCAGGCGTGCGGGGTCTGCCACACCGACCTGCACTACCGCGAGGGCGGCATCAACGACGAGTTCCCGTTCCTCCTCGGCCACGAGGCGGCGGGGGTGGTCGAGGCGGTCGGCGAGGGCGTCACGGACGTTGCCCCGGGCGACTACGTCATCCTCAACTGGCGGGCCGTGTGCGGGCAGTGCCGGGCGTGCAAGCGGGGCGAGCCCTGGTACTGCTTCGCCACCCACAACGCCACCCAGAAGATGACGCTCACCGACGGCACCGAGCTGACCCCGGCGCTCGGCATCGGCGCGTTCATCGAGAAGACCCTGGTCGCGGCCGGCCAGTGCACCAAGGTCGACCCCGACGCGGCCCCGGCCGCGGCCGGGCTCCTGGGCTGCGGCGTGATGGCGGGGCTCGGCGCCGCCATGAATACCGGCAACGTCCGGCGCGGGCAGTCCGTGGCCGTCATCGGCTGCGGCGGCGTGGGCTGCGCGGCGATCGCGGGCGCCAAGCTCGCGGGGGCCACCACGATCATCGCCGTCGACCTGGACGACACGAAGCTGGACTGGGCCCGCGGCATGGGCGCCACCGACACCGTCAACAGCACGGCCGCCGACCCCGTCGCGACGATCCAGGAGCTGACCGACGGGCACGGCGCGGACGTCGTGATCGACGCAGTCGGCCGCCCGGAGACCTGGAAGCAGGCGTTCTACGCCCGCGACCTCGCCGGCACCGTGGTGCTCGTGGGCGTACCCACTCCGGACATGAAGGTCCCCGACATCCCGCTCATCGACGTCTTCGGGCGTGGCGGGGCGCTGAAGTCCAGCTGGTACGGCGACTGCCTGCCCGACCGCGACTTCCCCATGCTCATCGACCTCTACCGGCAGGGCCGCCTCGACCTCGACGCCTTCGTCACCGAGACGATCGGGCTCGGCGACGTCGAGGGCGCCTTCGACAAGATGCATCGCGGCGAGGTGCTGCGTTCGGTGGTGACGCTGTGA
- a CDS encoding ribbon-helix-helix protein, CopG family: protein MSTSVVSVRLDAATKERLDALSATTGRPAAYYVREALAEYLDDLEYAYQLRGEAEAIRRGEIGTVSSAELAAELF, encoded by the coding sequence ATGTCTACATCCGTGGTCAGCGTCCGGCTGGACGCCGCGACCAAGGAGCGCCTCGACGCCCTGAGCGCCACCACGGGGCGCCCTGCGGCGTACTACGTTCGGGAAGCGCTAGCTGAGTACCTGGATGATTTGGAGTACGCGTATCAACTGCGTGGCGAGGCGGAAGCCATCCGCCGGGGTGAGATCGGGACCGTCTCCAGCGCCGAACTCGCCGCCGAACTCTTCTGA
- a CDS encoding type II toxin-antitoxin system RelE/ParE family toxin → MAWQVQYSPRAAKALRKLDKPVARRVFDAVERVATLDDPAGACKALSDPLAGLWRLRVGNYRVILDIRREQVVIVALDLGHRSVVYDD, encoded by the coding sequence ATGGCCTGGCAGGTCCAATACTCGCCTAGGGCCGCGAAGGCCCTGCGGAAGCTCGACAAGCCCGTCGCGCGGCGGGTGTTTGACGCCGTAGAGCGCGTGGCCACCCTGGACGATCCGGCGGGCGCGTGCAAGGCACTGTCTGACCCGCTAGCCGGACTATGGCGACTTCGGGTGGGTAACTACCGGGTCATCCTCGATATTCGTCGCGAGCAGGTGGTCATCGTCGCCCTTGATCTCGGCCATCGGTCCGTCGTGTACGACGACTAA
- a CDS encoding sigma-70 family RNA polymerase sigma factor — MVSAAAISPVEEIYRAQYQRLVRYAYLLTGQLAEAEDAVQDAFVVLQRRPAIAADPDQARAYLHVVLLNRTRGAHRRVRREASLHGRLRLLASEAAPAADAVIGTHDDLVAAVNALPRRQREVVALRYWAGLSEREIAVALGVTPGTVKSASARALRSLSRKVSIDAGGVSHDR, encoded by the coding sequence ATGGTCAGCGCCGCCGCCATCTCCCCCGTGGAGGAGATCTATCGCGCGCAATACCAGCGGCTCGTCCGGTACGCCTACCTGCTGACCGGCCAGCTGGCGGAGGCCGAGGACGCCGTACAGGACGCGTTCGTGGTCCTGCAGCGCCGCCCCGCCATCGCTGCGGACCCCGACCAGGCGCGCGCGTACCTCCACGTCGTCCTCCTGAACCGCACGCGGGGGGCGCATCGGCGGGTTCGCCGCGAGGCGTCCCTCCACGGTCGACTGCGCCTGCTGGCGTCCGAGGCGGCGCCTGCGGCGGATGCCGTGATCGGCACCCACGACGACCTGGTGGCGGCGGTCAACGCCCTTCCGCGACGGCAGCGGGAGGTTGTCGCGCTGCGGTACTGGGCCGGTCTGTCCGAGCGCGAGATCGCCGTCGCACTGGGCGTCACGCCGGGCACCGTGAAGTCCGCCTCCGCCCGCGCCCTGCGCTCGCTGTCCCGCAAAGTCTCCATCGACGCCGGGGGTGTTTCCCATGACCGCTGA
- a CDS encoding pyridoxal-5'-phosphate-dependent protein subunit beta, whose protein sequence is MTSTLTSQTSQQQALEDQFGLADRVVNPEVLANSVQRFRERGITLPTFEELSNPPKYIAKDKAGDADPQGPDNRNLWRVHWYNDKDGNQVDVPEHVVLTKELTGIDSPVLVLFGNRFPMITAHKVLAAYACLAPRLVTGQFDPTAHRAIWPSTGNYARGGVAISKLMASRGVAILPQGMSQERFDWLDKWCENPAEDVIKTVGTESNVKEIYDECNRLAQDPKNFIFNQFAEFGNHITHYFVTGRAMAHVFEDYKKQSGRDDLRLALMTSATGSAGTIASGEYLKDTYGTKVAAVEALECPTLLMNGYGEHNIQGIGDKHLPIIHNIKKHDLVCAISDSSTDMLEVMFNEPAGVDYLRAKGVPESILESLPDFGVSSICNVLAAISCAKVLGLGADDVIVTVATDGGQMYPSERVKIKERDFGGEFTAQQAAEVWGRHLANVPTDATLEMTEFDKDRIFNLGYYTWVEQQGTPFELFEARRNQEFWTDLHKYLPIWDAMIRDFNAQVAAEQG, encoded by the coding sequence ATGACGTCCACGCTAACGTCGCAGACCAGCCAGCAGCAGGCGCTCGAGGACCAGTTCGGGCTGGCCGACCGCGTCGTCAACCCCGAGGTGCTGGCCAACAGCGTCCAGCGGTTCCGCGAGCGGGGCATCACGCTGCCGACGTTCGAGGAGCTCAGCAACCCGCCCAAGTACATCGCCAAGGACAAGGCCGGCGACGCCGACCCGCAGGGCCCGGACAACCGGAACCTGTGGCGGGTGCACTGGTACAACGACAAGGACGGCAATCAGGTCGACGTCCCCGAGCACGTGGTGCTCACCAAGGAGCTCACCGGGATCGACTCCCCGGTCCTCGTCCTGTTCGGCAACCGCTTCCCGATGATCACGGCGCACAAGGTGCTGGCGGCGTACGCATGCCTCGCCCCGCGTCTCGTCACGGGTCAGTTCGACCCGACCGCGCACCGCGCGATCTGGCCGAGCACCGGCAACTACGCCCGCGGCGGCGTCGCGATCTCCAAGCTGATGGCCTCGCGCGGCGTGGCGATCCTGCCGCAGGGCATGAGCCAGGAGCGCTTCGACTGGCTCGACAAGTGGTGCGAGAACCCCGCCGAGGACGTCATCAAGACCGTCGGCACGGAGAGCAACGTCAAGGAGATCTACGACGAGTGCAACCGGCTGGCCCAGGACCCGAAGAACTTCATCTTCAACCAGTTCGCCGAGTTCGGTAACCACATCACGCACTACTTCGTGACCGGCCGCGCCATGGCGCACGTCTTCGAGGACTACAAGAAGCAGTCCGGCCGCGACGACCTGCGGCTCGCGCTGATGACCTCGGCCACGGGGTCGGCGGGCACGATCGCGAGCGGGGAGTACCTCAAGGACACCTACGGCACCAAGGTCGCCGCGGTCGAGGCGCTGGAGTGCCCGACGCTGCTGATGAACGGGTACGGCGAGCACAACATCCAGGGCATCGGCGACAAGCACCTGCCGATCATCCACAACATCAAGAAGCACGACCTGGTCTGCGCGATCAGCGACAGCTCCACCGACATGCTCGAGGTGATGTTCAACGAGCCGGCCGGCGTGGACTACCTGCGGGCCAAGGGCGTGCCGGAGTCGATCCTGGAGTCCCTGCCCGACTTCGGCGTCTCCTCGATCTGCAACGTGCTCGCGGCGATCTCCTGCGCCAAGGTGCTGGGCCTCGGCGCGGACGACGTGATCGTCACGGTCGCGACCGACGGTGGCCAGATGTACCCCTCCGAGCGCGTCAAGATCAAGGAGCGGGACTTCGGCGGCGAGTTCACCGCGCAGCAGGCCGCCGAGGTCTGGGGCCGGCACCTCGCCAACGTCCCGACGGACGCCACGCTGGAGATGACCGAGTTCGACAAGGACCGCATCTTCAACCTGGGCTACTACACCTGGGTCGAGCAGCAGGGCACCCCGTTCGAGCTGTTCGAGGCCCGCCGCAACCAGGAGTTCTGGACGGACCTGCACAAGTACCTGCCCATTTGGGACGCCATGATCCGCGACTTCAACGCGCAAGTCGCCGCTGAGCAGGGCTGA